One segment of Octopus sinensis linkage group LG27, ASM634580v1, whole genome shotgun sequence DNA contains the following:
- the LOC115225356 gene encoding 28S ribosomal protein S21, mitochondrial-like, producing MSANHMRFIARTVLVKDNQLDVAYRTLDRILRVDKVLELHRQRMYYEKPFQKRRRLSYERCKRIYDNSMNQKIEFLMRKNRPDPWLR from the exons ATGTCTGCCAACCACATGAGGTTTATAGCAAGGACCGTCCTTGTCAAGGACAACCAACTCGATGTTGCTTACCGGACACTGGACag aATCCTGCGAGTGGACAAAGTATTAGAACTTCACCGCCAACGAATGTACTACGAGAAACCATTTCAAAAGAGGCGCCGGCTTAGCTATGAGAGGTGTAAGAGGATCTACGACAACAGTATGAACCAGAAAATTGAGTTCCTAATGAGAAAGAACCGACCTGACCCTTGGCTTCGATAA
- the LOC115225393 gene encoding nuclear pore glycoprotein p62 isoform X2: protein MLGTGSTLFGSGQTAAAPPAGAPTFGSGLTADNKPAAGFTFGTAPAGTGASLQGGAVPRAFVFSPSTTAASTSAPAVASNPGSFSFNPSSVSAAQPTFGATPSSSFSFSLATGAPTAPTTTPAAATGLATPIPAALPVITTADPGAAFSFTPQATSTTTAPTSKPSFIFSTAGAATTSAPGIPSVSTGLAPPASTTSSGFALGSGVAPTTTGSFLSTAPRTAVAAAAAATTTTAVVAPTISAVAVPGGESQMNFRQLEEQINKWMLELEEQEKAFLQQATQVNAWDKLLLNNGDKIHQLNHDLDRVKVDQQRLDNELDFIHSQQKELEDLLTPLEASVEQLPPLSYQHHADIEREHTYQLAESIDGQLKRMVLDLKEIIDHLNTTNTSEENTDPVSNYFGRGQRERER, encoded by the exons ATGCTTGGCACCGGTTCAACTTTGTTTGGCAGTGGCCAGACTGCAGCAGCTCCTCCCGCAG gGGCACCCACATTTGGCAGTGGGTTAACAGCAGACAATAAACCAGCAGCAGGTTTTACATTTGGGACTGCACCAGCTGGGACCGGTGCTTCACTTCAAGGAGGGGCAGTACCCAGAGCTTTCGTATTTa GCCCCAGCACCACCGCAGCCAGTACCAGTGCCCCTGCAGTCGCTTCCAATCCGGGGTCATTCAGCTTTAACCCTTCTAGTGTGTCAGCAGCACAGCCAACCTTTGGGGCCACGCCAAGTAGTAGCTTCAGTTTCTCATTAGCGACAGGGGCACCAACGGCCCCTACAACTACCCCTGCAGCTGCCACCGGTTTGGCTACCCCAATCCCCGCTGCCCTCCCTGTTATTACCACAGCTGATCCTGGGGCCGCTTTCAGTTTTACGCCCCaagccaccagcaccaccacag CACCAACAAGCAAGCCCTCTTTCATATTTTCAACAGCAGGGGCAGCTACCACTTCTGCCCCTGGTATTCCCTCTGTTAGCACAGGGCTGGCTCCCCCCGCTTCCACCACATCTTCCGGATTCGCCTTGGGCTCTGGCGTTGCCCCGACAACAACAGGAAG CTTCCTCAGTACAGCTCCGAGAACAGCAGTAgcggctgcagcagcagcaacaacaacaacagcagttgttGCACCAACCATTTCAGCCGTGGCAGTTCCTGGCGGCGAGAGTCAGATGAATTTCCGTCAGCTGGAGGAACAGATCAACAAATGGATGCTGGAGTTGGAGGAACAGGAGAAGGCTTTCCTCCAGCAGGCGACTCAGGTCAACGCCTGGGACAAGCTGCTTTTGAACAATGGAGATAAG ATACACCAGCTAAACCACGATTTAGACAGGGTCAAAGTTGACCAACAGAGGCTGGACAATGAACTGGACTTCATTCACTCACAACAGAAGGAACTGGAGGACCTCCTGACCCCACTTGAGGCCTCGGTGGAACAGCTCCCACCTCTCAGTTACCAACACCATGCTGACATAGAACGGGAACACAC CTACCAATTGGCCGAAAGTATAGACGGTCAGCTAAAGAGAATGGTGCTTGATTTGAAGGAGATCATCGACCATCTGAATACGACCAACACCAGTGAAGAGAATACAGATCCTGTAAGTAACTATTTTGGAAGgggtcagagagaaagagagaggt
- the LOC115225393 gene encoding nuclear pore glycoprotein p62 isoform X1, which produces MLGTGSTLFGSGQTAAAPPAGAPTFGSGLTADNKPAAGFTFGTAPAGTGASLQGGAVPRAFVFSPSTTAASTSAPAVASNPGSFSFNPSSVSAAQPTFGATPSSSFSFSLATGAPTAPTTTPAAATGLATPIPAALPVITTADPGAAFSFTPQATSTTTAPTSKPSFIFSTAGAATTSAPGIPSVSTGLAPPASTTSSGFALGSGVAPTTTGSFLSTAPRTAVAAAAAATTTTAVVAPTISAVAVPGGESQMNFRQLEEQINKWMLELEEQEKAFLQQATQVNAWDKLLLNNGDKIHQLNHDLDRVKVDQQRLDNELDFIHSQQKELEDLLTPLEASVEQLPPLSYQHHADIEREHTYQLAESIDGQLKRMVLDLKEIIDHLNTTNTSEENTDPVHQITKILNAHMDSLRWIDQNAGLLNRRVEDISKQMELQRKEQERNYRLVFN; this is translated from the exons ATGCTTGGCACCGGTTCAACTTTGTTTGGCAGTGGCCAGACTGCAGCAGCTCCTCCCGCAG gGGCACCCACATTTGGCAGTGGGTTAACAGCAGACAATAAACCAGCAGCAGGTTTTACATTTGGGACTGCACCAGCTGGGACCGGTGCTTCACTTCAAGGAGGGGCAGTACCCAGAGCTTTCGTATTTa GCCCCAGCACCACCGCAGCCAGTACCAGTGCCCCTGCAGTCGCTTCCAATCCGGGGTCATTCAGCTTTAACCCTTCTAGTGTGTCAGCAGCACAGCCAACCTTTGGGGCCACGCCAAGTAGTAGCTTCAGTTTCTCATTAGCGACAGGGGCACCAACGGCCCCTACAACTACCCCTGCAGCTGCCACCGGTTTGGCTACCCCAATCCCCGCTGCCCTCCCTGTTATTACCACAGCTGATCCTGGGGCCGCTTTCAGTTTTACGCCCCaagccaccagcaccaccacag CACCAACAAGCAAGCCCTCTTTCATATTTTCAACAGCAGGGGCAGCTACCACTTCTGCCCCTGGTATTCCCTCTGTTAGCACAGGGCTGGCTCCCCCCGCTTCCACCACATCTTCCGGATTCGCCTTGGGCTCTGGCGTTGCCCCGACAACAACAGGAAG CTTCCTCAGTACAGCTCCGAGAACAGCAGTAgcggctgcagcagcagcaacaacaacaacagcagttgttGCACCAACCATTTCAGCCGTGGCAGTTCCTGGCGGCGAGAGTCAGATGAATTTCCGTCAGCTGGAGGAACAGATCAACAAATGGATGCTGGAGTTGGAGGAACAGGAGAAGGCTTTCCTCCAGCAGGCGACTCAGGTCAACGCCTGGGACAAGCTGCTTTTGAACAATGGAGATAAG ATACACCAGCTAAACCACGATTTAGACAGGGTCAAAGTTGACCAACAGAGGCTGGACAATGAACTGGACTTCATTCACTCACAACAGAAGGAACTGGAGGACCTCCTGACCCCACTTGAGGCCTCGGTGGAACAGCTCCCACCTCTCAGTTACCAACACCATGCTGACATAGAACGGGAACACAC CTACCAATTGGCCGAAAGTATAGACGGTCAGCTAAAGAGAATGGTGCTTGATTTGAAGGAGATCATCGACCATCTGAATACGACCAACACCAGTGAAGAGAATACAGATCCT GTTCACCAAATCACGAAAATCCTGAATGCTCATATGGACTCTCTACGGTGGATTGACCAAAATGCTG GACTGCTCAACCGCCGTGTGGAGGACATCTCCAAGCAGATGGAACTCCAGAGGAAGGAGCAAGAAAGGAACTACAGACTGGTCTTTAACTGA